In Euphorbia lathyris chromosome 9, ddEupLath1.1, whole genome shotgun sequence, the following are encoded in one genomic region:
- the LOC136206166 gene encoding uncharacterized protein, with protein sequence MSSNGNENAGQASSEGSVGQSAPTRLGGNSSLGVPNFAPAMQQFVEAIGTMAAQLQNQFQNVQAHAPLVPSFDRNLEGLRRLGAETFKGTLDPEEAEVWLIKVEDVLNSMNCPLESRVRYTVTLLAGDALIWWKAVMRGRDDQAVTWEDFRNLFNDKYCSQEYRDEKQMEFMNLKQNEMSIAEYENRFAALSRYAPLMTEDERCRRFERGLTPRIKACVANCVKNYRILHETAAKLEKAFNEGETLAAKRARSESQGEQGRSTKRSGSQSFTSGRGSFSQSGSSYRGGGRFGGSSSADSGQVSGGLSTYCSPSFRSNRGSSSGSGSAFRGGGRRVLKP encoded by the coding sequence ATGTCATCTAATGGGAATGAGAATGCTGGCCAAGCATCTAGCGAAGGGTCTGTAGGTCAGAGTGCGCCCACCAGGCTAGGTGGAAACTCTTCATTAGGCGTACCTAACTTTGCACCAGCAATGCAACAATTCGTCGAAGCCATAGGCACAATGGCGGCTCAGTTACAAAATCAGTTTCAAAATGTACAAGCACATGCACCACTGGTTCCATCTTTTGACAGAAACTTAGAGGGTCTCAGAAGGTTGGGAGCTGAGACCTTTAAGGGGACACTAGACCCCGAGGAAGCAGAAGTTTGGCTTATAAAGGTTGAGGACGTGTTGAACTCAATGAACTGCCCTCTTGAGAGTAGAGTGAGGTACACTGTGACACTCCTGGCTGGTGATGCATTAATATGGTGGAAAGCAGTGATGAGGGGTAGAGATGATCAAGCAGTTACATGGGAGGATTTCAGGAATTTATTCAATGATAAGTACTGTTCTCAAGAATATCGAGATGAAAAACAGATGGAATTTATGAATCTAAAGCAGAACGAGATGTCAATAGCTGAGTATGAGAACCGTTTTGCTGCATTATCTCGGTATGCACCACTTATGACTGAAGATGAACGGTGTAGAAGATTTGAGCGCGGTCTGACCCCTAGAATCAAAGCTTGTGTGGCTAATTGTGTCAAAAATTACCGTATCCTCCATGAGACAGCTGCTAAACTTGAGAAGGCTTTTAATGAAGGGGAGACACTGGCAGCTAAGAGAGCTAGATCTGAGAGTCAGGGAGAGCAGGGTCGATCGACCAAGAGGAGTGGATCGCAATCCTTCACTAGTGGAAGGGGCAGTTTTTCACAGAGTGGTAGTAGCTATCGAGGAGGAGGTAGATTTGGGGGTAGCAGCTCAGCAGACTCTGGCCAAGTTTCAGGTGGCCTGAGCACCTATTGCTCACCATCTTTTAGGAGCAACAGAGGATCTAGTAGTGGATCAGGGAGTGCTTTCAGAGGAGGtggtagacgcgttttaaagccgtga